DNA sequence from the Rhodoligotrophos appendicifer genome:
GACGCTCCTCGCGGCCTTCGGTCTGGTGCATGGCTTGGCCGAATGGCTCGACCTCAGCGCCTTGATCCTCGGAGACTCGGCTGAGTTTGCCGCCGTCCGCATTAGCGTAATGACCGCGTCCTTCGTGTTTCTCGCAGAGTTCGGCAGGCTTCAAATGGCTGGCCGTAACTGGATCCCAGGGCGGTGGGTCTATCTGCCAATCTTAGGTCTGATCGCTCTGGTCGGATATTCGGGTGGGCTTGTGGAGGCGGGTACCGCCTCGCGCTACACCCTGGGCTTCTTCGGATCCTTGTCGGCGACCGTAGCTCTTTCGATTCACGCGAGCCGCTTAACCGGCTCGGGACGGGCCTATTCACGGGCCGCGTCAATTGGCTTCGCGCTCTATGCTGTTGCAGCAGGAGCAATCGTACCGGCGGCACCCTTCTGGCCGGCGAACGTCGTCAATTATAACGCTTTCAGCGAACTTACGGGAGTTCCTATTCAGCTCGTTCGTGGCCTCCTCGCGTGTTGGATCGCATCGGCAGTGTGGGCAATATGGGGACAGCAGCTTGCCTCCGAGGTTCTGTCCGGAAGTTTCTCGGCCTACCTACGCAGACAGTTCATCTGGACCGTGTGTATCATATCCGCGATCCTGCTCTCGGGCTGGACGTTGACGGAATGGTTGGGTGACATCTACCGCCACAACGTCCAAATTGAAGCTGAAGGCGATATTGAGCTCCTTGCGAGCCGCTTTGCAGGCGAACTCAATACCGCGGATGCGTTGGTTAAAACATTGGCTGCGAGTCCCTCGACGCAGGAGGCGCTGGAGCGAGGGGATGAACCCGCACTGACTCGAGCGCGCGCGATGCTGGACCTGCACGTGGTGGCCGGCAGCGCAGAGGCGGGGTACCTTCTAAATGAGGATGGAGGAGCCATCGCAGTGTCTGGCGTGCTGGCTCAACGGCCGTCGGCTGCCATGCTGGAGAGAAGCTACGACAAAAAGGGTTCCGCACTGTCCGGCTTTGTCTGCGATGCGGTCACACGTTCGACTGTCTACTACACGAGGCGCGGCATCACCGATGATAAGGCTCGTCCTATTGGCACGGCGGTGCTCATGGTCTCGGTGGAAGCGTTCGGAAAGGATTTAGAGGGGCTGAATCGACCCTATTACTTCGTCGATCCGAATGGCATCGTGGCAATGTCAAACTTGCGCAGGTCTCAGCATCGCACGCTCTGGCCGATCAGCCCAAGCAAGCAGAGTGCGCTAACCGCCCGCTTTGGCTCTTTAGACCCTCGTCCGATCTCCCGCGAAGAAATCAAGGATGCGACCTGGACGGAAATCTCCGGCTCACGTGAGTACGTTCGCAGACAGTTCATTGCCGACAGTGACTGGTCGCTGATCATCCTCAAACCCACACGTGAGATCTTTGCAACTCGCTTTGTCGGGATCATCATCACACTACTCGTAACGATCGTCGCGCTAATTTATCTCCTCGGGAAGGAGCGCTGGATGCACGAAGGGGCTCAGCTTGAAGCCCAGTCGAAGCTCCGAGATATCGCCCGTGATCTCAACATCAAAGCGACTACAGACCCGCTGACTGGGCTCTCAAACCGATTGCGACTGAACGACATACTTCCCCACGAGATGGCGCGAGTTGATCGCACCGACAGCGCGCTCTCTGTCGTGATGTATGACATCGATCGCTTCAAGGCGATCAACGATAGGTTTGGCCACAACACTGGCGACAAAGTGCTCACAGAGCTCTCCGGTACCGTGAGGACTTCACTGCGGGCTTCCGATTATCTTATTCGATGGGGTGGAGAGGAGTTCCTGCTCGTCCTGCCAGACACAAACACGGAAGAGGCCCGGCATGTCGCGGAAACGCTTCGTAAGTTGATCGCGAACAAGCGCATCAATGAAGTCGGCGAAGTGACGAGCAGCTTCGGGATTGCCGAATATGCGCCGGGAGAAGCGATGGCCGATCTAATTGCTCGGGCGGACCAAGCGCTCTATCGGGCGAAATCTGCCGGCCGCAATCAGGTCGCGGTTGCTCCACCGCCACGCCACCGCCGTAGCGCGTAGCCGCTACCGCTCACACCAGAAGATTTCCTATCGCCCTGGAAACGGAATGCAGAAGCCCGAGCCGCGCAACGCTGCGCAGGAACTATCACCTCCCGAGAGTTATACATCCCGTGTGGGCATGCGCCCTTCTTCCTTCTACCAGCATTTTCGGAGGGTCACTTCGCCCGCCAGCACCGTGGCGTATGCAGTGGGGTATGAACGCGTGCTGCAGTTCACCCGCGAATATCGCCGGCTGTTTGGAACGCCGCCTGTTCACGACATCAAACAGGCCAAGGGCCGAATACCATCGCCGCCTGATAACGAGCCCTAAAAAGCCGACAGCCTTCGCCGGATTTGAGGACATTTCGACTCACTTCAGGGAGAGCGCGGCCTCGCGCGGTGGCCTTATCCAGTTCCAGTGCAAAAGCAGTCTTTGTAGCTAGACGGCACTCTCGAGAAGCGTGGTGTCTCAATCACCCCTCACGTTCGAGATCACCTTTCATCAAGCCGTCCACCCTCGTGTCGCTCGGTGGCGCAGCGCTGCCTTCCCGGCCGGCCCGCGATTGGTATCTGGGCAGTGACCAGTTCCAACGTAAAGCCGCAAATCGAATAGTGGCAGCTGCGGCCAGGCCGCTCCCCAGACAAGCCTCTCGCGGTAAGCTCAAAATGGACAAAATTACAAACAGACAAGCACCGGCAAGCGCGGCGGTTACATAGACTTCACGGCGGAGAATAACAGGACTTTCGCCGCCGAGTATGTCCCGAATGATCCCTCCAAAGGTGGCAGTGACAACACCCATGGCGATGGCGACTATTGGGTTTGCACCGACAGCTAGGGCTGTTTCCGCGCCAGTGACCGCGAATACCGCCACGCCAATGGCGTCTACCCATAGCAACAGCCGGTAGCGAGATTGAGGAATGTGGGCGACGAAGAAAGTCACCCCGGACACTAGGATGCAAACAACAAGATATGAGGGGTCGGCTATCCAGAATATGGGAAACACCCCGAGCAGCGTGTCGCGGATGGTCCCGCCCCCGATACCCGTTGCAGTTCCAAGGAGAATGAACCCCACGATATCCATCTCCTTGCGCGAGGCCACAAGGGCTCCGGTCATCGCAAAGGCAACAATCCCGACCCAGTCCAGAATAGAGGTAAAAGCATCGAACATCACGTGAAAGGACCTGGTTGCTGATGTTAGTTTGATCAGGCGCCACGACGCTATCCGTCTCCATTCCCCTCTTTGCAAGCCATCTCTGTGAACTCCGGTTCTGCCCCCAGTCACTGGAGGACCAGGGTCCCCCCGTCTGCTCAAGAGGCGAAGGCCGCCGCCTTTGGGGCTGGATGATCCGCCCTACCGTATTGTCCCAGATCGTCTGCCGACGAGCGTGCTCCGGATCCAGCTTCCATGTTCTCCCATAAACACGCCGCGAAAAAATACCCTGTAGCTTTGTTTGTCCAACAGGCCATGGCACTGGTAAGCGCGTCGGGGAACATGGGAAGCAGATGCAGAAGAGTCGCATGAACCGGATGGATCGGCCTCAAGTCTTCTTGGGAGAATACGGCGGCCATAAGATCTCTCCAGCGAGCGTTGGCCTTCTAACCGATGGCTGGTCGCTGGGTAAGATCTTAAGACTAGCTCACCCCTGCCAATGGTCCAGTATCATGATCGAGGTTGACTTTCCGTCCACGGCGTCCCACGTTCTCGCCATGTTTTCAAAGTGCTCCATTCTTCTCATAGAGCGGGTGTGCCCTATCGCAGGCCACTGACCCCCTCCGGCCCGGACGCGTCGCGTCGCGGGCGAGGGGCATAGCTTCCTTGGCTGCGGATGCAGCGGGACAGCAGACTGCGACTAAAATCCAGAACTCGATCGTGCCGGCGGCGTTTTAACACCCTCGGCAGCATTTCATGGAGGCCATGATGGCTCCCGAAGGCACTAGACGTGACAAACCCATGATCAAGATGATCCAATCCGACCACGACCGGTTATCCCGGCTAGCGGAGTCGTATTCCGCCACCAACCCCGCAGTCGCTGAGCAGCTTTTCATCGAGCTCGAGCGCGCCCGCCTAGTTGACGACGCACGGATCTCAGCTAACTTCGTCCGTATGGGGTCCACCCTGCGCTTTACCACCAACAGCGGCGAAGATAGAACTGTTACGCTGGTCTTCCCAGGCGAAGCCGATATCGCAGAAGGCAAGATCTCGATTCTAACTCCGATTGGCGCGGCCCTGATTGGACTCTCGGCTGGCCAGTCCATCGACTGGACTGCGCGAGACGGACGTTCCCATCGGCTTACAGTTGAGAACGTGGAACCAATGGCCCCGGCAAATCCAGGCGACAAGGCCTACCAGCAATTGCTAACTGCCTGACCTGTGCGCGCCGCAGCTTGTTACCAACATCCTTGCTCATCAGATGGAGAC
Encoded proteins:
- a CDS encoding sensor domain-containing diguanylate cyclase; the protein is MSEFLNDQLDFIFFFYGLAFLLLGATSSAIARRRADERHWTLLAAFGLVHGLAEWLDLSALILGDSAEFAAVRISVMTASFVFLAEFGRLQMAGRNWIPGRWVYLPILGLIALVGYSGGLVEAGTASRYTLGFFGSLSATVALSIHASRLTGSGRAYSRAASIGFALYAVAAGAIVPAAPFWPANVVNYNAFSELTGVPIQLVRGLLACWIASAVWAIWGQQLASEVLSGSFSAYLRRQFIWTVCIISAILLSGWTLTEWLGDIYRHNVQIEAEGDIELLASRFAGELNTADALVKTLAASPSTQEALERGDEPALTRARAMLDLHVVAGSAEAGYLLNEDGGAIAVSGVLAQRPSAAMLERSYDKKGSALSGFVCDAVTRSTVYYTRRGITDDKARPIGTAVLMVSVEAFGKDLEGLNRPYYFVDPNGIVAMSNLRRSQHRTLWPISPSKQSALTARFGSLDPRPISREEIKDATWTEISGSREYVRRQFIADSDWSLIILKPTREIFATRFVGIIITLLVTIVALIYLLGKERWMHEGAQLEAQSKLRDIARDLNIKATTDPLTGLSNRLRLNDILPHEMARVDRTDSALSVVMYDIDRFKAINDRFGHNTGDKVLTELSGTVRTSLRASDYLIRWGGEEFLLVLPDTNTEEARHVAETLRKLIANKRINEVGEVTSSFGIAEYAPGEAMADLIARADQALYRAKSAGRNQVAVAPPPRHRRSA
- a CDS encoding trimeric intracellular cation channel family protein, coding for MFDAFTSILDWVGIVAFAMTGALVASRKEMDIVGFILLGTATGIGGGTIRDTLLGVFPIFWIADPSYLVVCILVSGVTFFVAHIPQSRYRLLLWVDAIGVAVFAVTGAETALAVGANPIVAIAMGVVTATFGGIIRDILGGESPVILRREVYVTAALAGACLFVILSILSLPREACLGSGLAAAATIRFAALRWNWSLPRYQSRAGREGSAAPPSDTRVDGLMKGDLEREG
- the rnk gene encoding nucleoside diphosphate kinase regulator yields the protein MIKMIQSDHDRLSRLAESYSATNPAVAEQLFIELERARLVDDARISANFVRMGSTLRFTTNSGEDRTVTLVFPGEADIAEGKISILTPIGAALIGLSAGQSIDWTARDGRSHRLTVENVEPMAPANPGDKAYQQLLTA